Proteins from one Mesotoga infera genomic window:
- a CDS encoding sugar ABC transporter permease → MAVERRIYWLRHLVLIAVVIIVLFPMVWLVSTSIRRDQAAFSSNLFSSRVTLQHYRNLLLPERSVGRLILDLQSATYATGDYRGKSQEELKKNVESYLVKFDSLMEESQRMVSNIESGMASIEKDVVSKEKKILLEINEIRINDKELFENRLKQIGTFEEPQMAYAVGRILETTVPSLEGVYPFYVDLLGERAAPITEAMEDYRQKYESTLKYRDETLKALVGLEFENREEVIKSLNSIDKYISLSSVDYSEWRRVEWLRVINRYLREVESSLSETEASVLNQARTNLYDSFKAAGDAWEVILSSNEKVSQELSSLAGEAFGSDYYEYIEVRETLSGIENSIAELKKSLAVSESAVLELEDSFEIAIPTVISETRKLSALIPPFELVVSKGIESSNSISNAKLAGSLDGVLSAMETIDLVNGQLADIKNVEELSSELSELSSKLSWFVDNREVLMKVSGNSEISKGADVINIALSNLSRVLPVLQTSVSDYIEVSKSAKEAKSRLQNLEIEKEKLLDTISSHEKEAKKAEETYAHALEAINIRSAMLHIDREILSMEEARNYVSSLTNLLNSYFKIKASVRYRTLFWYDDFVKASTEARDGTVLLKELISSMKVMKDDLASKIYNYIELRFLGTSITLDDFGKMQETYNTLFQQVNAKYQRASRLISDLIEKPTSYSESYAAELREVDKSLFRANQIWVQKESTYFYFVRWLLNSVIVALAVALISVTVAALAAYPFSRMRFRGRKQGLLALLLVQMFPSIMFMVALYALLQFLGSVIPFLGLNTLGGLIFLYSGGIAFNIWLIKGYYDTISNSLEEAAMIDGATKFQAFTRVILPLARPILAVVAILTFMNIFNEYLIARIILQDMNKWTYAVGLWQFSGRFETSWGPFTAAALIGAVPMVIFFLVLQEYIVGGLTQGGVKE, encoded by the coding sequence ATGGCTGTCGAGAGAAGAATTTACTGGTTGAGACATCTAGTACTTATAGCCGTTGTTATAATAGTTCTTTTCCCGATGGTATGGCTGGTGAGCACATCCATAAGGCGCGATCAGGCGGCCTTTTCCTCGAACCTCTTTTCCAGTAGAGTGACTCTCCAACACTACAGGAACCTGTTATTACCCGAGAGAAGTGTCGGAAGGTTGATTCTGGATTTACAGAGTGCCACCTACGCCACAGGGGATTACCGTGGAAAGAGTCAGGAAGAGCTCAAAAAAAACGTTGAGAGTTATCTGGTCAAATTCGATTCTCTCATGGAAGAAAGTCAGAGAATGGTGTCGAATATCGAGTCGGGTATGGCCTCGATAGAGAAAGATGTAGTAAGTAAAGAGAAGAAGATCCTTCTTGAGATTAACGAGATAAGGATCAATGACAAAGAGCTTTTCGAAAACCGTTTAAAACAGATCGGTACTTTTGAAGAGCCCCAGATGGCCTATGCTGTCGGCAGAATTCTCGAGACCACAGTTCCCTCTCTGGAAGGAGTTTATCCCTTCTACGTTGATCTTCTCGGAGAACGGGCAGCTCCGATAACTGAAGCTATGGAAGACTACAGACAGAAGTACGAGAGTACATTGAAATATCGCGACGAGACTCTGAAAGCACTCGTTGGACTGGAGTTTGAAAACCGAGAAGAGGTTATAAAATCATTGAACTCGATAGATAAATATATATCCCTTTCTTCCGTGGATTACTCGGAGTGGAGGAGGGTGGAATGGTTAAGAGTAATCAACAGGTATTTACGTGAAGTAGAGAGTTCTCTGTCGGAGACTGAAGCCTCTGTTCTCAATCAGGCAAGAACAAATCTTTACGACTCTTTCAAGGCGGCAGGAGATGCCTGGGAGGTGATTCTGTCATCTAACGAGAAAGTTTCGCAGGAACTCTCATCCCTTGCCGGTGAAGCTTTCGGTTCAGATTATTACGAATACATCGAAGTAAGGGAGACTCTTTCGGGAATTGAAAATTCGATAGCGGAACTCAAAAAATCTCTTGCCGTTTCCGAATCGGCCGTTCTGGAACTCGAAGACTCGTTCGAGATAGCTATCCCGACAGTTATATCCGAAACCAGGAAACTGTCAGCCCTTATCCCCCCATTTGAACTGGTGGTTTCAAAGGGCATAGAAAGTAGTAATTCCATCTCCAACGCCAAATTGGCAGGATCGCTCGATGGGGTTTTGTCGGCCATGGAAACTATAGATCTCGTGAACGGTCAGTTGGCAGATATTAAGAACGTTGAAGAACTCTCTTCGGAACTCTCAGAGCTTTCATCGAAACTCTCCTGGTTCGTCGATAACAGAGAGGTTCTCATGAAGGTCTCGGGCAACTCTGAGATATCCAAGGGAGCCGATGTAATCAATATAGCCCTGTCAAATCTTTCGAGAGTCTTACCGGTTCTCCAAACCAGTGTTTCCGATTATATTGAAGTTTCAAAGAGTGCCAAAGAGGCTAAATCAAGATTGCAGAATCTGGAAATTGAAAAGGAAAAACTGCTCGATACTATTTCCAGTCACGAAAAAGAAGCGAAAAAGGCTGAAGAGACTTACGCGCATGCCCTGGAGGCTATAAACATAAGGTCGGCGATGCTGCACATCGATCGGGAGATCCTCTCGATGGAAGAGGCCAGGAACTACGTTTCGAGCCTGACTAACCTTTTGAACAGCTACTTCAAAATCAAAGCCTCCGTCCGTTACCGGACACTTTTCTGGTACGACGATTTCGTCAAGGCTAGCACGGAAGCCAGGGATGGTACTGTACTGTTGAAAGAATTGATATCTTCGATGAAAGTGATGAAGGACGACCTGGCTTCGAAGATCTATAACTATATAGAACTCAGGTTTTTAGGAACATCGATAACGCTCGATGACTTTGGAAAGATGCAGGAGACGTACAACACCCTCTTCCAGCAGGTGAATGCCAAGTATCAAAGGGCATCCAGATTAATTTCCGATCTGATAGAAAAACCCACTTCTTATTCCGAATCGTACGCTGCCGAACTCAGAGAAGTGGACAAATCTCTTTTCAGGGCGAACCAGATCTGGGTTCAAAAAGAGAGTACGTATTTCTACTTTGTCAGGTGGCTTCTGAACTCCGTAATAGTGGCTCTGGCCGTTGCCCTCATTAGTGTTACCGTCGCCGCACTGGCAGCGTATCCCTTCAGCAGAATGAGATTCCGTGGAAGGAAACAGGGACTTCTGGCACTGTTGCTGGTCCAGATGTTCCCGTCTATCATGTTCATGGTTGCGTTGTACGCGTTGCTTCAATTCTTGGGAAGTGTCATTCCCTTCCTGGGATTAAACACTCTCGGAGGTTTGATATTCTTGTACTCCGGAGGGATTGCATTCAACATCTGGCTCATAAAGGGTTATTACGACACGATATCCAATTCGCTGGAAGAGGCAGCCATGATCGATGGTGCAACGAAATTCCAGGCCTTCACCAGGGTCATTCTGCCCCTTGCCAGACCCATTCTGGCGGTGGTTGCGATACTGACCTTCATGAACATATTCAACGAATACCTCATCGCAAGGATAATCCTTCAGGATATGAACAAATGGACGTATGCCGTTGGTCTCTGGCAGTTTTCCGGTAGGTTTGAAACCAGCTGGGGACCCTTCACGGCGGCAGCTTTGATAGGTGCGGTCCCGATGGTCATTTTCTTCCTGGTTTTACAGGAGTACATTGTAGGTGGCCTAACGCAGGGCGGTGTTAAAGAGTAA
- a CDS encoding alkaline phosphatase family protein, whose translation MEFVFPDYEGSSIVNFSAGLLEHFMVRLPEDSIPYSFESNGIDLTGSEKVVVFVIDALGYFNLLRVMEEKSFRLFSREDIKILTSVFPSTTTAALTSIFTATPPSEHGFLGYLLNIPEYGGLVNMIELTPYTQDRDNLTRLGFDPLKYIERQTIFELLKEAGVRGYHLTSKSFVNTGLTRMHTRGGIARGAHGIGDILEELKIVLDSEEANSLTIVYWGLIDTYGHKYGPESLAYSVETTALIRSIEDFFDRYVMPGTSFFITADHGQIQTPWDREIWWSKFDRPFEDMYSMPGGEQRMAYIYTSDREKTREVLEELYGDSLLIISTESLDWKRYFGGEMPNNLKKRVGELITISKEDYSFCFKYTGQEHSLKGRHGGMSPEEMYVPLIFLRKG comes from the coding sequence ATGGAATTCGTCTTTCCCGATTATGAAGGAAGTTCGATAGTGAATTTCTCCGCCGGTCTTCTGGAGCACTTCATGGTCCGGCTTCCCGAAGATAGCATTCCTTATTCCTTTGAATCAAACGGAATAGACCTTACAGGATCGGAAAAAGTAGTGGTCTTTGTTATCGATGCACTGGGATACTTCAATCTCCTTAGAGTAATGGAGGAAAAGTCTTTCAGGCTTTTCTCCAGAGAGGATATTAAAATACTCACATCGGTCTTTCCCTCAACCACCACGGCTGCATTGACATCGATATTCACGGCAACTCCCCCCTCAGAGCACGGTTTTCTGGGGTATCTGTTGAACATACCCGAGTATGGCGGTCTGGTAAATATGATAGAACTCACTCCCTATACCCAGGACAGAGACAACCTGACCAGACTGGGGTTCGATCCTTTGAAATATATAGAGCGACAAACCATCTTCGAATTGTTGAAAGAGGCCGGCGTCAGAGGATACCACCTCACATCGAAGAGTTTTGTTAACACAGGATTGACCAGAATGCATACCCGTGGTGGGATCGCTCGGGGTGCGCATGGGATTGGAGATATACTCGAGGAACTTAAGATAGTCCTGGATTCGGAGGAAGCCAACAGTCTCACAATAGTTTACTGGGGCTTGATAGACACCTACGGTCACAAATACGGCCCCGAATCGCTTGCTTATTCGGTCGAAACGACGGCCTTGATCCGTTCCATAGAAGATTTTTTCGATAGATACGTAATGCCGGGAACTAGCTTTTTCATCACAGCCGATCACGGGCAGATTCAAACGCCATGGGACAGGGAAATCTGGTGGTCTAAGTTCGATAGACCCTTCGAAGATATGTACTCTATGCCCGGTGGTGAACAGAGAATGGCCTATATATACACCAGCGATCGAGAGAAGACCCGTGAGGTTCTTGAGGAGCTTTATGGCGACTCTCTCCTTATAATTTCCACAGAAAGCCTCGACTGGAAAAGATATTTCGGTGGCGAGATGCCGAATAATCTAAAAAAGAGGGTCGGAGAGCTGATCACCATATCGAAGGAAGATTACTCTTTCTGTTTCAAATACACCGGTCAGGAACACTCACTCAAGGGTCGTCACGGAGGAATGTCGCCCGAAGAGATGTATGTTCCCCTGATTTTTCTCAGAAAAGGCTAA
- the tsaB gene encoding tRNA (adenosine(37)-N6)-threonylcarbamoyltransferase complex dimerization subunit type 1 TsaB has translation MKYLIVDTSSRTLLLSASNGKGDVSLSLKDLDRHGAILAVVIKQFLDLLEISPADLDFLGAGVGPGSLTGLRVGLSTIKGISLPYNIPVVPFNSFDPLAEGICFDDFVICRKGREGHFYWRTYLKKRPGETLFSSIVEIKEKLDKSIVVCSERNEELVDFQDYRTFLLEPSPVLMRKIVLEAFRSGKILSGLDLEPVYLQKSVAEINWDGRNSRKT, from the coding sequence ATGAAGTATTTGATTGTCGATACTTCATCTAGAACCCTGCTGCTTTCCGCCAGCAACGGTAAAGGCGATGTAAGTCTCTCTTTGAAAGATCTGGACCGTCACGGAGCCATACTAGCTGTTGTCATCAAGCAGTTTCTGGATCTTCTGGAGATCTCTCCTGCCGATCTGGATTTTCTCGGGGCAGGCGTTGGTCCCGGATCTCTTACCGGCTTGAGAGTGGGGTTGTCTACCATAAAAGGGATCTCGCTGCCATATAACATCCCTGTCGTTCCTTTCAATTCGTTCGATCCGCTGGCTGAAGGGATATGTTTCGATGACTTCGTGATCTGTAGAAAGGGCAGAGAGGGTCACTTTTATTGGAGGACGTATCTCAAGAAGAGACCGGGTGAAACTCTTTTCAGTTCTATCGTAGAGATAAAAGAAAAACTCGACAAATCGATCGTAGTATGCTCGGAAAGAAACGAGGAGCTAGTGGATTTTCAAGATTATAGAACCTTTCTCTTGGAACCGTCACCCGTTTTAATGCGTAAGATCGTACTGGAGGCTTTCAGAAGCGGTAAGATACTTTCCGGCCTCGACCTTGAACCCGTTTATCTTCAAAAGTCCGTCGCCGAAATCAACTGGGACGGTAGAAACTCCCGTAAGACTTAG
- a CDS encoding YitT family protein has translation MKALRKVFLDYSLITIGSILTSVAIVSFMIPNNIIAGGVSGLAIILYRVFGFWVGAQMLVYNIFLFSMAFVILGIGFGIKSIYSAILMSLTVDILQKLHFPYLDAASTQDGYLLAAIYGGVVAGVGMGLVLWRGASTGGTDIVAMILAKYFSFSTGSGLFISDSLITIFAIVVFGPIAAMYGIITIFTTGKTIDAIIEGIGNTRTAFVVSVHSTEIKDRIIKEMERGTTMIKATGGFTGEERPVLMVSLRRREIGQLRQIVKAIDKKAFVILVNNSEVFGEGFKNIN, from the coding sequence ATGAAGGCTTTGAGAAAGGTCTTTCTTGATTACTCTCTAATAACGATAGGCTCGATTCTGACATCCGTGGCGATAGTCTCATTCATGATTCCAAACAATATAATCGCCGGTGGTGTTAGCGGTTTGGCAATAATACTCTACAGAGTTTTCGGCTTCTGGGTAGGTGCTCAGATGCTTGTTTACAATATTTTTCTGTTTTCGATGGCCTTCGTGATTCTAGGAATCGGCTTTGGAATAAAATCCATATACTCGGCAATCCTTATGTCGCTAACCGTCGATATCTTGCAGAAACTGCATTTTCCATACCTGGATGCCGCCTCCACACAAGATGGTTATCTTCTAGCGGCGATCTACGGAGGAGTAGTAGCGGGAGTTGGAATGGGACTGGTTCTTTGGAGGGGAGCCTCCACTGGCGGGACGGACATCGTTGCCATGATACTGGCAAAGTACTTCAGTTTCAGCACTGGATCGGGACTCTTCATAAGCGACTCGTTGATCACAATTTTCGCGATCGTTGTTTTCGGTCCTATAGCAGCCATGTACGGAATAATAACCATATTTACAACCGGAAAAACTATCGACGCGATTATCGAAGGCATAGGGAACACGAGAACGGCCTTCGTAGTGAGCGTACACAGCACGGAGATAAAGGACAGGATAATAAAGGAGATGGAAAGGGGAACTACGATGATCAAGGCCACTGGTGGATTCACTGGCGAAGAGCGGCCGGTATTGATGGTTTCACTACGGCGCCGCGAAATCGGCCAATTGAGACAAATCGTCAAAGCCATTGACAAAAAGGCCTTCGTAATTCTGGTAAACAACTCCGAAGTCTTTGGGGAAGGCTTCAAGAACATCAATTGA
- the dnaJ gene encoding molecular chaperone DnaJ, with protein sequence MAPSRKDYYEILGVPKTATPEDIRKAYRKLVKEWHPDAYKGEDKKSAEAKFKEIQEAYEVLSDQEKRATFDRFGYVGDPSAYSRGSGRTPGAEGGHFDDIFGDFQDVFDVFFGSNRAGGTARTQGPRAIRGEDIHASVVVDLKDVILGKKVILEYDRSTTCKSCNGNGSEGGTSYKTCPNCNGTGYIKEEHRSFFGIFSNTHACNTCGGSGRIIDKRCPDCGGRGTQKERHQVSVNIPAGVENGSTLRIGGHGNAGQNGGPSGDLYVSVRVEMPSEYRRNGNDLYVSKEIDYVEAALGTSIDVGLPEGGSETLKIPAGTSPNTVFRMKNLGVPNISGSKRGDLLVTVRVNIGRPSSREKKLLQQIAKLKNSKVVE encoded by the coding sequence ATGGCTCCATCGAGAAAGGACTATTATGAGATCCTCGGAGTTCCCAAAACGGCAACACCGGAGGATATAAGAAAGGCTTACAGAAAACTGGTGAAGGAATGGCATCCCGACGCTTACAAGGGCGAGGATAAAAAATCGGCCGAGGCGAAATTCAAGGAGATACAGGAGGCCTATGAAGTTCTTTCCGATCAGGAGAAACGAGCTACGTTCGATCGTTTTGGCTACGTCGGAGATCCCTCGGCCTATAGCCGTGGCTCCGGCCGGACCCCGGGTGCCGAGGGCGGTCACTTCGACGATATCTTCGGAGACTTTCAGGACGTCTTCGATGTCTTTTTCGGAAGTAACAGAGCTGGCGGAACTGCGAGGACTCAGGGACCACGCGCCATCAGGGGTGAGGATATACACGCTTCGGTCGTTGTGGATCTAAAGGATGTCATTCTTGGGAAGAAAGTGATCCTCGAGTACGACAGGAGTACCACCTGTAAGAGCTGTAATGGCAATGGATCGGAGGGCGGCACCAGTTATAAAACCTGCCCCAATTGTAACGGAACTGGCTATATAAAGGAAGAACACCGATCTTTCTTTGGAATCTTCAGCAACACACATGCCTGCAATACTTGCGGCGGCAGTGGGAGAATAATCGACAAGCGTTGCCCTGATTGTGGAGGAAGAGGAACACAGAAGGAGAGACACCAGGTGAGTGTCAACATCCCTGCCGGCGTTGAGAACGGCTCTACTTTGAGAATCGGGGGGCATGGAAACGCCGGTCAAAATGGTGGTCCATCGGGCGATCTGTATGTGAGCGTAAGGGTTGAAATGCCTTCCGAATATCGCAGAAACGGTAACGATCTCTACGTGAGCAAGGAAATTGATTATGTGGAGGCCGCTCTGGGAACTTCTATTGACGTCGGACTCCCCGAGGGCGGTAGCGAGACTCTAAAGATACCGGCCGGTACCAGTCCGAACACCGTCTTTAGAATGAAGAACCTGGGAGTCCCCAACATATCGGGCAGTAAACGTGGCGACCTGCTGGTCACGGTAAGGGTCAATATAGGCAGACCTTCAAGCCGCGAAAAGAAACTGCTGCAACAGATCGCCAAGTTGAAAAACTCCAAGGTGGTCGAATGA
- a CDS encoding nucleotide exchange factor GrpE — MDGKHEETINDMDRNDTPSGVQENLIEMGDASKIEIDELKTSVKNLMEENARLRAEFQNFKTAIQREAEEQVRRSKERTILRIIDIYMDLKRALANNQNRDDGLFLGIELISKSMEKLMSDEGVSFIEPEIGMPFDPFSNEVDETVSTNEMPDMAVYKVNAIGYNFNGKVLKPARVVVALNNSSAGE; from the coding sequence ATGGACGGGAAGCATGAAGAAACCATCAACGATATGGATCGAAACGATACTCCTTCTGGAGTACAGGAAAATTTAATTGAAATGGGAGACGCATCAAAAATTGAGATAGATGAATTAAAGACATCGGTTAAGAACCTGATGGAAGAAAACGCTAGGTTGAGGGCTGAGTTTCAGAACTTCAAGACGGCGATACAAAGGGAAGCGGAAGAACAGGTCAGAAGAAGCAAAGAGAGAACGATCCTTAGAATAATAGATATCTACATGGATCTGAAGAGGGCGTTGGCCAACAACCAGAATCGAGACGATGGTCTTTTTCTGGGTATAGAATTAATATCGAAGTCGATGGAAAAACTGATGTCGGACGAGGGAGTCTCCTTTATTGAGCCTGAGATCGGAATGCCGTTCGATCCTTTCTCCAACGAAGTGGACGAGACCGTATCGACGAACGAAATGCCGGATATGGCAGTTTATAAGGTGAATGCGATCGGTTACAATTTCAATGGTAAGGTTCTCAAACCAGCAAGGGTAGTGGTAGCTCTAAACAACTCTTCGGCGGGCGAATGA
- the hrcA gene encoding heat-inducible transcriptional repressor HrcA — protein MSRKRMIGPDLNSRQIRVLYCISREYISTGKPVSSKQVLEHSNLNFSSATVRNDMRKLEFLGYINQPHTSAGRVLTDKGLRFYFDSIKSISRDLQESNVAIAIRQASFMGDIERLLQGMTRILARAASAFVIIEKPKLDRLVVRSVSISRIAEGYLNVSVITDLGVSLNTTVFTGLNEFDVDAFQKQINMAVVGKTVGEIRKGIRNVEIKEDQWYDRRVQEILHFLQSIFDKENEEKYFRYGLEFVIASEFLDSQDVIDLVKAVENPKSLDGLLKELGEVDSPKAFIGQEIGRDDMKNYSIFASPYTRNDEKIGTVYIVAPKLSYYEKITGYLEFSINRLSEVFSNR, from the coding sequence ATGTCCAGAAAGCGAATGATTGGTCCGGATCTTAATTCCAGGCAGATTAGAGTCCTTTACTGCATATCTAGAGAGTACATATCCACCGGCAAACCTGTGAGTTCTAAACAGGTTCTCGAGCATTCCAACCTTAATTTCAGCTCTGCGACTGTCAGAAACGATATGAGAAAGCTCGAGTTTCTGGGGTACATCAACCAGCCACATACATCTGCCGGTAGGGTACTGACGGATAAGGGATTGAGGTTTTATTTCGATTCAATAAAGAGCATCTCAAGAGATTTGCAGGAGAGCAACGTAGCCATAGCTATCCGCCAGGCCAGCTTCATGGGTGATATTGAACGGCTCCTTCAGGGTATGACCAGAATTCTCGCTCGCGCCGCCTCGGCCTTCGTGATAATTGAAAAACCGAAACTCGACAGGCTAGTCGTAAGATCTGTCTCAATATCCAGAATAGCCGAAGGTTATCTGAACGTTTCGGTGATCACCGATCTGGGCGTGAGTTTGAATACCACTGTTTTTACGGGACTTAATGAATTTGATGTCGATGCTTTTCAAAAACAAATCAACATGGCTGTTGTCGGAAAAACCGTTGGGGAGATACGAAAGGGCATCAGGAACGTCGAGATAAAAGAAGATCAATGGTACGACAGAAGAGTGCAGGAGATCCTTCACTTTCTGCAAAGTATATTCGATAAGGAGAACGAAGAGAAGTATTTCAGGTATGGACTCGAGTTCGTAATAGCCAGTGAGTTTCTTGACTCTCAAGACGTTATTGATCTTGTAAAGGCGGTAGAGAATCCGAAAAGTCTCGACGGGTTACTTAAAGAACTGGGAGAAGTCGATTCTCCGAAGGCCTTCATAGGTCAGGAGATAGGCAGAGATGATATGAAGAACTATTCTATTTTCGCCTCCCCTTACACCAGAAACGACGAGAAGATAGGTACGGTCTACATAGTGGCTCCGAAGCTGTCATATTACGAGAAGATAACTGGCTATCTCGAATTTTCTATAAACAGGCTTTCGGAAGTTTTTTCGAACAGATAG
- a CDS encoding UDP-N-acetylmuramoyl-L-alanyl-D-glutamate--2,6-diaminopimelate ligase — translation MRLSQIIELLGNNVLQVVNPGNIDPEFEHVESDSRILKENDLFICIKGQAFDSHLIARELQKKGAAALIAETAIEDEEILIPIVYVKSSRLAEALLTMEECNHPYRKLTTIGVTGTNGKTTITTLIYHVLSIFERKASLIGTVRNVVGENVYTNPKNTTPGPFELARLLQLSTKLKSEYFVMEVSSHSLSMNRVEGMRFDVGIITNVTRDHLDFHSSFEDYYRAKMHLFSLLKSNGIAVVNGDKINIADIHISRNRIITYGFGDESDYRIEDLDISRTGMDFTIHTPFGSSQRVYTRLIGEHNAYNVAAAIAVLNSLNYDMDHILKAISSFGGVPGRFEFVEEATKYGFDVVIDFAHTPDALEKLLRTARRLSPGRLILVFGAGGSADKGKRPLMSEVSSRFSDVVILTSDDPKNDDPLEILQDLESGIDKFKPYLVIPDRKEAISVALTLANRQDMVLIAGRGHEDFQILKDRKVPFNDKQVVKDILETKFRRHIKK, via the coding sequence ATGAGATTGTCTCAGATCATAGAACTCCTCGGCAACAACGTCCTTCAGGTAGTGAACCCCGGAAATATAGACCCCGAATTTGAGCATGTGGAGAGCGATTCAAGAATTCTCAAAGAGAACGATCTCTTCATATGTATAAAGGGGCAGGCTTTCGACTCGCACCTGATTGCCAGAGAGCTTCAAAAGAAGGGTGCGGCTGCTCTGATAGCCGAAACTGCCATAGAGGATGAAGAGATTTTGATTCCCATAGTTTACGTGAAAAGTTCCCGGCTTGCAGAAGCTTTGTTGACCATGGAAGAGTGCAACCACCCTTATCGCAAACTCACAACCATAGGCGTCACAGGTACCAATGGTAAAACGACGATCACCACTCTCATTTATCATGTGCTCTCAATTTTCGAAAGGAAGGCATCTCTCATAGGAACTGTGAGAAATGTAGTCGGTGAAAACGTATATACAAATCCCAAGAACACCACGCCAGGTCCTTTCGAGCTGGCCAGACTCCTCCAGCTTTCGACCAAACTCAAATCCGAATATTTCGTCATGGAAGTCTCTTCACATTCACTCTCCATGAACAGAGTCGAGGGCATGAGGTTCGACGTCGGTATAATAACCAACGTTACGCGGGATCATCTGGATTTTCACTCCTCATTTGAAGATTACTACAGGGCGAAGATGCATCTGTTTTCGCTTTTAAAATCCAACGGTATAGCCGTCGTGAATGGAGACAAAATAAACATCGCTGATATTCACATATCCAGGAACCGAATCATAACTTACGGTTTCGGAGACGAATCTGATTACAGAATCGAAGATCTCGATATTTCCCGCACCGGAATGGATTTCACTATACATACCCCGTTCGGTTCCTCCCAGAGAGTTTACACCCGACTGATAGGAGAACACAACGCATACAACGTGGCAGCCGCAATAGCAGTGCTAAATTCGTTGAATTACGATATGGATCACATACTGAAGGCTATTTCATCTTTCGGTGGAGTGCCCGGAAGGTTCGAATTCGTCGAAGAGGCCACCAAGTACGGTTTCGATGTCGTGATAGATTTCGCCCACACGCCAGATGCACTGGAAAAACTGCTGCGTACTGCCAGGAGACTCAGCCCGGGTAGGTTGATACTTGTCTTTGGAGCGGGAGGGTCGGCCGACAAAGGGAAGAGACCGTTGATGTCGGAAGTTTCCTCCCGGTTCAGTGATGTGGTGATACTTACCTCCGACGATCCGAAAAACGACGATCCTCTGGAGATACTTCAGGATCTGGAAAGTGGAATCGACAAATTCAAGCCATATCTAGTGATCCCGGATAGAAAAGAAGCCATTTCCGTTGCCCTAACACTTGCCAACAGACAGGATATGGTTTTGATAGCGGGCAGGGGGCACGAAGATTTCCAGATTCTCAAGGACAGGAAGGTTCCTTTCAACGATAAGCAAGTCGTTAAAGATATTTTAGAAACTAAATTCCGGAGGCACATCAAGAAGTGA